Proteins encoded together in one Labeo rohita strain BAU-BD-2019 chromosome 21, IGBB_LRoh.1.0, whole genome shotgun sequence window:
- the calm3b gene encoding calmodulin 3b (phosphorylase kinase, delta), translating into MADQLTEEQIAEFKEAFSLFDKDGDGTITTKELGTVMRSLGQNPTEAELQDMINEVDADGNGTIDFPEFLTMMARKMKDTDSEEEIREAFRVFDKDGNGYISAAELRHVMTNLGEKLTDEEVDEMIREADIDGDGQVNYEEFVQMMTAK; encoded by the exons ATG GCTGATCAGCTAACAGAGGAGCAGATTGCTG aattcaAGGAGGCCTTCTCCTTATTTGACAAAGATGGTGATGGCACCATCACTACTAAAGAGTTAGGGACCGTCATGCGCTCTCTGGGCCAGAATCCCACAGAAGCAGAGCTTCAGGATATGATCAACGAAGTTGATGCTGATG GCAATGGAACAATTGATTTCCCAGAGTTCCTTACCATGATGGCCAGGAAGATGAAGGACACGGATAGCGAGGAGGAGATCAGAGAAGCGTTCAGAGTTTTCGATAAG GATGGAAACGGTTATATCAGTGCAGCAGAGTTGCGTCATGTCATGACAAATCTGGGGGAGAAGCTTACAGACGAGGAAGTGGATGAGATGATCCGGGAGGCAGATATTGATGGTGACGGCCAGGTCAACTATGAAG AGTTTGTCCAGATGATGACAGCGAAGTAA